In a genomic window of Penaeus monodon isolate SGIC_2016 chromosome 27, NSTDA_Pmon_1, whole genome shotgun sequence:
- the LOC119590816 gene encoding uncharacterized protein LOC119590816 (The sequence of the model RefSeq protein was modified relative to this genomic sequence to represent the inferred CDS: added 30 bases not found in genome assembly): MNKPLPRRKPQLTAPKLTLSDGSFRGAGRNDEFSSGKPSVADSKAPGSPAQKGNSAQIYKPSHTFTSPSAACIAAVGFGVNKTTKGSLLDEKVLSKSSVFSDDDNSDGSDNERSENTKKLGFPSSVDDTKQLLPVSMPKLSENNLCRSEVISVNNKETVQESCTSEVLDIIKEKGALVSETKCEKSITDEDKISNPKCIIENKGNIPLHTLKVEETRTVSFQPYKRGSISPPEKKCDLTSPRWDECDKEKAEEARNKAISLSELEERRREKEKELNREFDRLLSSTKSSSMQQSEQKTVVLGNDFSKHPVIKETVENTTKFNKVYDVVKLCRSLNYSATANEINNWQNNKVGKKEKFISSVDHFTQPLPAGNRTDSEDLNLERSRAKVTNNTPTIDKPESLKVDEKSSEISKELPEKSSNDKKLSMVDCSEVKLGAEPFPEKKNCRDQSNERKLHRDANIEKKVCKEVQLEKNVSKESSTDKTSNKELYFEKKAGKASAHERKNGKERESSAEKRSNKDTNPRKTSKDNSFEKKSSKEIDLEKKLPKESDVLVRTGADVLAERKITKETSQSKKVRNEVNSEKKTPNKDNLSGIKNQEISEKVVVPVAIDFSSEKKVKKDSNEMKSRDGNLERKSSKDNVDKNRKIVSPEKKTRDSSQDKKSSKESHQEKTSLESVQDKKSGRDVHLDKDHIKDVYPEKNIKDPSPEKKSTKDLSLEKKSFKDSSLDKKLVREASDEKRTHETPEKKPGKIHLLRRNHIRMLSQRERLLRVLLQKGNQIRK, from the exons ATGAACAAACCCTTACCAAGAAGAAAACCGCAGCTCACTGCTCCAAAGCTAACCTTAAGTGATGGCTCGTTTAGAGGTGCTGGAAGGAATGACGAGTTTTCATCCGGGAAACCCAGTGTTGCTGATTCCAAAGCTCCTGGCTCTCCTGCACAAAAGGGTAACTCAGCCCAGATATACAAACCCTCACACACCTTTACATCACCCAGTGCTGCATGTATAGCTgctgttgggtttggggttaatAAGACTACCAAAGGTTCATTATTAGATGAAAAAGTGTTGTCCAAATCGAGTGTtttcagtgatgatgataatagtgatgggaGTGATAATGAGAGAAGTGAGAATACAAAGAAACTTGGGTTTCCATCCAGTGTTGATGATACTAAGCAGTTATTACCAGTGTCGATGCCAAAATTGTCTGAAAATAACTTGTGTAGAAGTGAAGTAATCTCTGTAAATAACAAGGAAACAGTCCAAGAAAGTTGTACCAGTGAAGTTTTGGACATCATAAAGGAGAAAGGGGCATTAGTTAGTGAAACTAAGTGTGAGAAAAGTATAACTGATGAGGACAAAATCTCTAATCCTAAatgtattattgaaaataaaggtaatataCCTTTGCATACGTTAAAGGTTGAGGAGACAAGAACTGTATCTTTCCAGCCATATAAAAGAGGCAGCATTTCCCCACCTGAGAAGAAGTGTGACCTTACATCTCCACGGTGGGATGAGTGTGAcaaagagaaagcagaggaggCCAGAAACAAAGCCATATCCCTCTCAGAGTT ACTTAATCGGGAATTTGATCGGTTGTTGTCTAGCACAAAAAGTAGTTCTATGCAACAAAGTGAACAGAAAACTGTAGTTTTGGGAAACGATTTCTCAAAGCACCCAGTGATAAAAGAAACTGTCGAGAACACAACAAAGTTCAATAAAGTTTATGATGTAGTAAAATTGTGTAGGTCATTGAATTATTCTGCTACTGCAAATGAGATTAATAATTGGCAAAATAATAAAGTTGGCAAGAAGGAAAAATTCATTAGCTCTGTGGATCATTTCACTCAACCTTTGCCAGCTGGAAACCGCACAGATAGTGAAGACCTGAATCTTGAAAGAAGTAGGGCAAAAGTGACAAATAATACTCCAACAATTGACAAACCAGAATCTCTGAAAGTAGATGAAAAAAGTAGTGAAATTAGCAAAGAATTGCCAGAGAAAAGCTCTAATGATAAGAAATTATCAATGGTTGATTGCTCAGAAGTAAAACTTGGTGCTGAACCCTttcctgagaaaaaaaattgtcgagACCAGAGCAACGAGAGGAAGCTGCACAGAGATGCTAATATAGAGAAAAAGGTTTGCAAAGAAGTCCAGTTAGAGAAAAATGTAAGCAAGGAGAGTAGCACAGATAAAACTTCTAATAAGgaattatattttgaaaagaaaGCTGGAAAAGCTTCTGCACATGAAAGGAAAAatggtaaagaaagagaaagctctGCTGAGAAGAGATCAAATAAGGACACCAATCCTCGAAAAACTTCAAAGGACAACAGTTTCGAAAAGAAGTCAAGTAAAGAAATAGATTTGGAGAAAAAACTACCCAAGGAGAGTGATGTACTTGTACGAACAGGTGCAGATGTTCTTGCAGAAAGGAAAATTACTAAAGAAACTTCTCAGAGCAAGAAGGTTAGAAATGAAGTTAATTCAGAGAAGAAAACACCCAACAAAGATAATTTAAGTGGAATTAAAAATCAAGAAATCTCAGAAAAGGTTGTTGTACCAGTGGCCATAGATTTTAGTagtgaaaagaaagtgaaaaaggattCCAATGAGATGAAGTCTAGAGATGGTAACCTTGAAAGAAAATCAAGCAAGGATAATgtggataaaaatagaaagattgTGTCACcagaaaagaagacaagagacAGTTCACAGGATAAGAAGTCGAGCAAGGAAAGTCATCAGGAGAAGACAAGTTTGGAAAGTGTGCAAGACAAGAAATCAGGCAGAGATGTACATCTTGATAAAGATCACATCAAAGATGTGTATCCAGAGAAGAATATTAAGGATCCTTCCCCGGAGAAGAAATCTACCAAAGATTTGTCTCTTGAGAAGAAATCTTTCAAAGATTCATCTCTCGATAAGAAATTGGTTAGAGAAGCATCTGATGAAAAGAGAACACATGAGACTCCAGAGAAGAAGCCAGGTAAGATACATCTCCTGAGAAGAAATCACATAAGGATGCTGTCTCAGAGAGAAAGACTTTTAAGAGTATTGCTGCAGAAAGGAAATCAAATAAGGAAGTGA